Proteins from one Oscillatoria nigro-viridis PCC 7112 genomic window:
- a CDS encoding PAS domain S-box protein: MQILAASLKAKVRQRTLELQVLNELTTKVQAALSADEIWSACLAYLDRLIPTEAIAILTLPDDRIYLEHLQPLSASTKAEMEGRLQAARAEWLAGNRDWEHNIAPPPMAQFQSVLMAPANPDESEELLGVFFIGAEQATAFNLEHLCLLHTVAKICAKQLTILAAKTTSVKDKTQKNFALDSESQELLLRAVMDAAADKVFAKNRNFRYIFVNQSFAEYVGKNVEEIIGKDDIELGFSAELVFGDRNGKIRGIREEDRAVLAGERVRNPYQAITFEGGKQHVFDTQKVPLCDAQGNIFGVLGVSREIGQLQATDEARNQSQAKLQKITASVPGTVYQIDLHPDGSMAFSFVSAGCRELYEIEPEAAQQNFNVIVDMIHPEDRDDFLNSVTLSAENLQPWRWEGRIVTPSGKLKWVQGASQPEFQASGEIVYYGLFTDISARKQAERKLLLYQQIFLKSNDAIAILDPQGYYLETNQAHTALLGYSSSKLWGKTPATHMGEQPFTSVLQTLAETGSYRGEMTCIKAVQEGTVEVEVSAFAVLNDAGDVVCYVSVNRDITERKRAEEKLKLYREIFLNSNDAIVIIDADGFFLEQNRAHQTLLEYTDAELEAEASPLVAGERFSAIAQSLAKTGSFRGEITNCTKKGQTLAIDVAAYSVINNANDVICHVCVKRDITERKKGEEERQKFVSLIENSSDFIGMATLKGKTLFVNEAGRKLVGVENLSAVLYTEIWDYIGPYFQQKFSQEILPTIISQGQWQGEGQMQHLATGQPIDVVMNAFLVKHPQTTEPLCFAAVIRDVTERKQAERMLREQAEQERLVSAIAQRVRQSLNLTQTLSTAVQEVRQLLANDRTVIYRFESEETALVVVESVGDDWMPLLGRKVQRTSFGESYVWLYSAEKIQAMADIYTANLSEEHRHLLASLQVRANLVVPIFIGDESQGLATEYSPETRIELPGRSLETSQNRLWGLLIAHQCRAPRVWTDSEMDLLGRLSVQLAIAIQQSTLFEQAQQAREAALEASRMKSLFLANMSHEIRTPMNGVMGMTDLLLKTNLTPEQLDFVQTLKLSGQNLLSIINDILDLSKLEAGEMRLEILEFNLSICMNEVLDLLATPAQEKGIEVVALIDSDVPVQIKGDAARLRQILTNLINNAIKFTEAGEVVIEVANASNPGLLAASENQKILENIEKLKIENNDLMLLLFKVTDTGIGIAPEDKKKLFQSFTQVDASTTRKYGGTGLGLAISKELVELMGGQIGVESTPGQGSTFWFTVPTVKENLTAVGTACEVNLETVLAGRKMLVASDKPTVRKLLVRMAVLWGMEVEEVENGWMTIASLYKAVSLNSPYDIVLVDIQLPEMVAGSLERLRISEPAMQQTKWVVLTSTNQLAEAKRLVNSGFSGYLTKPVKAHRLFDCLANAIAPMTLMDEPRANLTSNRASAIDNRELASLKILLVEDTPINQKVGLNQLRVLGCTADVANNGAEALSMVALKKYDIVLMDCQMPVLDGYEATRELRRREAADAAGNMEPHQKTVVIAMTANALKGDREKCLAAGMDDYISKPISIEKLKSVLENWSAKLKIETPKFNGEELQNSEPDIESVVDMARLHEISGADLEFEREILQAFVVDTCSYLEAAKGAIASGDMDTLARRAHQIKGVSATAAVRLMPEMADRLQSLAESNDLEGATKIIAELEIILAGVQKLVATE; the protein is encoded by the coding sequence ATGCAAATCCTAGCCGCCAGCCTCAAAGCAAAAGTCCGCCAGCGTACCTTGGAACTGCAAGTTCTCAACGAACTTACTACAAAAGTTCAAGCCGCTCTCAGTGCTGATGAAATTTGGTCTGCGTGTCTGGCATATCTCGATCGCCTCATTCCCACAGAGGCGATCGCAATTTTGACGCTACCGGACGATCGAATATACCTGGAACACTTACAGCCGTTAAGTGCTAGCACCAAAGCCGAAATGGAAGGGCGCTTGCAAGCTGCTCGCGCTGAATGGCTTGCTGGCAATCGGGACTGGGAGCACAACATCGCTCCGCCACCAATGGCTCAGTTTCAGTCGGTCTTGATGGCACCAGCCAACCCGGATGAAAGTGAAGAATTGTTGGGAGTATTTTTCATTGGTGCAGAGCAGGCAACTGCTTTTAATTTGGAACACCTTTGTTTGCTGCACACTGTAGCTAAAATTTGTGCAAAACAGTTAACAATATTAGCAGCTAAAACGACCAGTGTCAAGGATAAAACTCAAAAAAATTTTGCTCTGGATTCGGAAAGTCAAGAACTATTGTTGCGGGCTGTAATGGATGCTGCGGCGGACAAAGTTTTTGCGAAAAATAGAAATTTTAGATACATTTTTGTCAATCAAAGTTTTGCTGAATATGTGGGGAAAAATGTTGAAGAAATTATCGGAAAAGATGATATTGAATTAGGGTTTTCAGCCGAATTAGTATTTGGCGATCGCAACGGCAAAATTAGGGGCATCCGCGAGGAAGATCGAGCTGTGCTGGCTGGGGAGAGGGTTCGCAATCCCTACCAGGCGATAACCTTTGAAGGTGGCAAACAGCACGTTTTTGATACGCAAAAAGTGCCGCTGTGCGATGCACAGGGTAATATATTTGGGGTTTTGGGTGTTTCTAGAGAGATTGGTCAATTGCAGGCCACAGATGAAGCCAGGAATCAAAGCCAAGCCAAACTGCAAAAAATTACTGCTAGCGTACCGGGTACGGTATATCAAATTGACTTGCATCCAGACGGCTCGATGGCTTTCTCGTTTGTGAGCGCTGGCTGCCGAGAATTGTATGAAATAGAACCAGAGGCTGCTCAGCAGAATTTTAATGTAATTGTTGACATGATTCATCCCGAAGATCGAGATGATTTTCTCAACTCGGTGACGCTTTCTGCTGAAAATTTGCAGCCTTGGCGCTGGGAAGGAAGAATTGTCACTCCGTCGGGAAAACTTAAATGGGTGCAAGGAGCTTCCCAGCCAGAATTCCAAGCATCGGGGGAAATAGTTTACTACGGCTTGTTCACGGATATTAGCGCCCGGAAACAAGCTGAACGGAAGCTGCTACTTTATCAACAAATCTTTTTGAAATCCAACGATGCGATCGCGATCTTAGACCCCCAAGGCTATTACTTAGAAACAAATCAAGCTCACACGGCTTTGCTGGGCTACAGTTCGTCTAAATTGTGGGGAAAAACACCTGCAACTCACATGGGAGAACAGCCATTTACGTCTGTGCTGCAAACCTTGGCAGAAACAGGGAGTTACCGAGGCGAAATGACCTGTATTAAGGCTGTGCAAGAAGGAACAGTTGAGGTGGAGGTTTCGGCTTTTGCGGTTTTAAATGATGCTGGGGATGTAGTTTGTTACGTAAGTGTCAACAGAGACATCACCGAACGCAAGCGAGCTGAGGAAAAACTAAAGCTTTACCGAGAAATATTTTTAAATTCCAACGATGCGATCGTCATTATCGATGCTGACGGGTTTTTCCTCGAACAAAATCGTGCTCACCAAACGCTTCTAGAATACACAGACGCGGAATTAGAAGCAGAAGCTTCGCCGCTGGTTGCGGGGGAGCGCTTTTCGGCAATTGCTCAAAGTTTAGCGAAAACAGGAAGTTTTCGGGGCGAAATTACTAACTGCACTAAAAAAGGCCAGACGCTGGCGATCGACGTTGCGGCATACTCTGTGATTAACAACGCCAACGATGTAATTTGTCATGTCTGCGTCAAGCGCGACATTACCGAACGCAAAAAAGGAGAAGAAGAACGGCAAAAATTTGTGTCGCTGATTGAAAACAGCAGCGATTTTATCGGTATGGCTACCCTGAAAGGCAAAACGCTGTTTGTCAACGAAGCCGGACGAAAACTGGTGGGTGTAGAGAATCTTTCGGCAGTGCTTTATACGGAGATATGGGATTATATTGGGCCGTATTTTCAGCAGAAATTCAGTCAAGAGATTTTACCAACAATTATCAGTCAGGGCCAGTGGCAAGGCGAAGGTCAAATGCAGCACTTGGCCACCGGACAACCCATTGATGTGGTGATGAATGCTTTTCTGGTCAAGCACCCTCAAACCACCGAACCGCTGTGCTTTGCTGCGGTAATTCGCGATGTCACCGAACGCAAGCAAGCTGAGAGAATGCTGCGGGAACAAGCAGAACAAGAACGGCTGGTTTCGGCGATCGCCCAGCGAGTCCGGCAGTCTCTCAACCTGACTCAAACTCTGAGCACGGCTGTACAAGAAGTGCGGCAGTTGTTGGCAAATGACCGCACGGTAATTTATCGTTTTGAGTCGGAAGAAACAGCGCTTGTTGTTGTGGAATCTGTAGGGGATGATTGGATGCCCCTGCTGGGTAGAAAAGTTCAAAGAACATCATTTGGAGAAAGTTATGTATGGCTGTATAGCGCAGAAAAAATTCAAGCAATGGCAGATATTTATACGGCGAATTTGAGCGAGGAACACCGACATTTACTTGCTAGTTTGCAGGTAAGGGCTAATTTAGTTGTACCAATTTTTATAGGGGATGAAAGTCAGGGGTTGGCAACCGAATACTCGCCGGAAACTCGAATTGAACTGCCGGGAAGGAGTTTGGAAACGAGCCAAAATCGGTTGTGGGGATTGCTGATTGCCCATCAGTGCAGAGCTCCGCGTGTTTGGACTGATTCTGAGATGGATTTGCTGGGAAGGTTGAGCGTGCAGTTGGCGATCGCCATTCAGCAATCTACTCTTTTTGAACAAGCGCAGCAAGCCCGAGAAGCAGCCCTCGAAGCGTCTCGAATGAAGTCGCTATTTTTAGCAAATATGAGTCACGAAATCCGTACTCCGATGAATGGAGTGATGGGGATGACTGATTTGCTGCTGAAAACGAATCTTACTCCCGAACAGCTTGACTTTGTACAGACGCTGAAACTCAGCGGCCAAAATTTACTCTCCATCATTAACGATATTCTGGATCTATCCAAACTGGAAGCCGGAGAAATGCGCTTAGAAATACTAGAATTTAACCTCAGTATCTGTATGAATGAAGTGCTGGATTTGTTGGCAACTCCCGCACAAGAAAAAGGTATAGAAGTGGTGGCACTGATTGACAGCGACGTGCCGGTGCAAATTAAAGGTGATGCAGCGCGGTTGCGGCAAATACTAACTAATTTGATCAACAATGCTATTAAGTTTACAGAAGCAGGAGAAGTGGTAATTGAGGTTGCTAATGCTAGTAATCCTGGGTTATTGGCAGCCAGCGAAAATCAGAAAATTTTAGAAAATATTGAAAAGTTAAAAATAGAAAACAATGACTTGATGTTGCTGCTGTTTAAAGTCACAGATACAGGAATTGGAATTGCTCCCGAAGACAAAAAAAAGCTGTTTCAATCTTTTACTCAAGTTGATGCCTCTACGACAAGAAAATACGGCGGTACAGGTTTGGGGCTGGCTATTTCTAAGGAGTTGGTGGAATTAATGGGTGGGCAAATCGGTGTGGAAAGTACCCCTGGCCAAGGCTCGACTTTTTGGTTTACTGTGCCGACAGTTAAGGAAAACTTAACTGCTGTGGGGACAGCGTGCGAAGTGAATTTAGAAACGGTGCTGGCGGGGCGAAAAATGTTAGTTGCCAGCGACAAGCCGACAGTGCGAAAACTGCTAGTGAGAATGGCTGTTTTGTGGGGAATGGAGGTGGAGGAGGTTGAGAACGGTTGGATGACGATCGCATCTCTGTACAAAGCTGTCAGCCTGAATTCCCCTTACGATATCGTTTTGGTTGATATTCAGTTGCCGGAAATGGTGGCGGGAAGTCTCGAACGCTTGAGGATTTCTGAGCCGGCAATGCAGCAGACAAAGTGGGTGGTGCTGACTTCAACGAATCAGCTTGCAGAAGCGAAACGCTTGGTAAATAGCGGTTTTAGCGGGTATTTAACTAAACCTGTTAAAGCTCACCGACTATTTGATTGCTTGGCGAATGCGATCGCCCCGATGACGCTGATGGATGAGCCGCGGGCAAATCTAACTTCCAATCGAGCCTCAGCTATTGACAACCGGGAGTTAGCAAGTTTAAAGATTTTGTTAGTTGAAGATACTCCAATCAATCAAAAAGTTGGTCTCAATCAACTCAGAGTTTTGGGATGCACTGCGGATGTCGCGAATAACGGCGCAGAGGCGCTATCTATGGTTGCTCTGAAAAAGTATGACATTGTGTTGATGGACTGTCAGATGCCGGTTTTGGACGGTTACGAAGCAACGCGGGAATTGCGCCGCCGGGAAGCGGCAGATGCTGCAGGCAACATGGAGCCGCATCAAAAGACGGTGGTGATTGCGATGACGGCGAATGCTTTGAAGGGCGATCGGGAAAAGTGTCTGGCGGCGGGCATGGACGATTATATTAGCAAACCTATTTCGATCGAAAAGTTAAAATCGGTACTAGAAAATTGGTCGGCCAAGCTAAAAATTGAAACTCCCAAGTTTAATGGCGAGGAACTTCAAAATTCTGAGCCAGATATCGAATCGGTAGTCGATATGGCGCGTTTGCACGAAATTTCGGGCGCTGATTTAGAGTTTGAGCGGGAAATACTGCAAGCTTTTGTGGTGGACACTTGTAGTTATTTAGAAGCTGCTAAGGGGGCGATCGCCTCGGGAGACATGGACACACTGGCCCGCCGCGCTCATCAAATTAAAGGTGTCAGCGCGACGGCGGCGGTGCGGTTAATGCCCGAGATGGCAGATCGGCTTCAAAGTCTGGCCGAATCAAATGATTTGGAGGGGGCTACAAAAATCATCGCTGAATTAGAAATAATTCTGGCGGGGGTTCAAAAGTTGGTGGCTACTGAGTAA
- a CDS encoding fasciclin domain-containing protein yields the protein MPDIVDIAVGAGSFQTLVTAVQVANLVDALKSPGPFTVFAPNDDAFAKLPPGTITTLVQNVPQLTRILMFHVVSGKFMKADLAKLGFVTSLEGSPIKIDCSDGFEVKNATVVAADIEADNGVIHVIDNVILMG from the coding sequence ATGCCTGATATTGTTGATATTGCCGTAGGTGCGGGTTCGTTCCAAACCCTCGTAACAGCCGTGCAAGTAGCTAATTTAGTAGACGCGCTCAAAAGTCCGGGCCCTTTCACTGTCTTTGCACCCAATGACGATGCTTTTGCGAAATTGCCACCGGGAACTATCACAACCCTAGTGCAGAACGTTCCCCAACTGACTAGGATTTTGATGTTTCACGTCGTCTCTGGCAAGTTTATGAAAGCTGATTTGGCAAAACTCGGTTTTGTTACTTCCTTGGAAGGTTCGCCGATTAAAATTGATTGTTCTGACGGTTTTGAGGTGAAAAATGCTACAGTTGTCGCTGCGGATATCGAAGCTGATAACGGCGTCATCCATGTGATCGATAATGTAATTTTAATGGGCTAG
- a CDS encoding Hsp20/alpha crystallin family protein — protein sequence MALIRWEPLREMDSLQREMNRLFDSLTPATERGANGFAFVPPAELDETPEAIHLKLEIPGMEAKDLDVQVTAESVAISGERRQETKTEDKGMTRSEFRYGSFRRVIPLPARVQNDSVEAEYKNGVLQLNLPKAEADKNRVVKVQIGNQ from the coding sequence ATGGCACTTATTCGTTGGGAACCTTTGCGGGAAATGGACTCCTTGCAGCGAGAAATGAATCGGTTGTTTGATAGCTTGACACCGGCAACAGAACGCGGAGCTAACGGTTTTGCTTTTGTACCCCCCGCCGAACTCGATGAAACTCCCGAAGCCATCCACCTTAAGTTGGAAATTCCGGGCATGGAAGCTAAGGATTTGGACGTACAAGTAACAGCAGAATCTGTTGCTATCAGTGGCGAACGCCGTCAGGAAACTAAGACTGAAGATAAAGGCATGACTCGCTCTGAGTTCCGCTACGGTTCGTTCCGCCGGGTGATTCCCCTACCCGCACGGGTTCAAAATGACAGCGTGGAAGCTGAGTACAAAAATGGAGTTTTGCAGCTGAATTTGCCCAAAGCGGAAGCCGACAAGAACCGCGTAGTGAAAGTGCAAATCGGCAATCAATAA
- a CDS encoding MlaE family lipid ABC transporter permease subunit — protein sequence MSTTTSSSLSLWSQRLLAAILLGGQVMLHLLKGKIHRRNTLDQMAAVGPESLLIALLTAGFVGMVFTIQVAREFINLGAGNVVGGVLALSLARELGPVLTAVIVTGRVGSAFAAEIGTMQVTEQIDALLMLRTDPIDYLVIPRVLACCLMLPILTIMCLVTGIIGGLLIATTMYGISQSVFLESVRNFLSLWDICSAAIKAFAFGGLIAVIGTSWGLTTTGGAKGVGQSTTTAVVTALLAIFIVNFFLTWLMFQGTGSSVLKGL from the coding sequence TTGAGCACCACTACATCTTCCAGCCTCAGTTTGTGGAGTCAGCGGTTGCTGGCAGCAATTTTATTGGGCGGCCAAGTCATGCTGCACTTGCTGAAGGGCAAAATTCACCGCCGCAACACCCTCGACCAAATGGCAGCAGTCGGCCCGGAATCTCTGCTGATTGCTTTGCTGACTGCGGGTTTTGTCGGCATGGTATTTACTATTCAGGTAGCGAGGGAGTTTATTAACCTCGGTGCCGGCAATGTCGTAGGCGGCGTTTTGGCTTTGTCTTTGGCTCGCGAACTCGGCCCCGTCTTAACAGCCGTAATCGTGACGGGACGGGTAGGTTCGGCTTTTGCAGCGGAAATCGGCACGATGCAGGTAACAGAACAGATAGATGCCCTGCTGATGCTCAGAACAGACCCGATCGACTATTTAGTCATTCCCCGCGTCCTTGCTTGCTGCTTGATGCTGCCAATTTTAACCATCATGTGTCTCGTCACCGGCATCATCGGCGGACTGCTGATTGCTACGACGATGTACGGCATCTCTCAAAGCGTGTTTTTAGAATCAGTCCGCAATTTCCTGAGTCTGTGGGATATTTGCAGCGCGGCAATTAAGGCTTTTGCATTCGGTGGCTTGATTGCTGTAATCGGTACTAGCTGGGGTTTGACCACCACCGGCGGGGCAAAAGGCGTCGGCCAATCGACTACTACGGCGGTGGTGACGGCTTTACTGGCTATTTTTATTGTGAACTTTTTCCTGACTTGGCTGATGTTTCAGGGGACAGGCTCTAGCGTACTCAAAGGCTTGTAA
- a CDS encoding DUF3119 family protein encodes MNTTASSTAPTNTIELAPSYAIPLVLVLAALPLLFVQKWASLPLSLFGLFLMYQAATIRLQFTPTDLDIYRSSNLIRRFPYREWQNWRIFWPAVPILFYFKEINSIHFLPVLFDRKMLQTCLEQRCPRQD; translated from the coding sequence GTGAATACCACTGCCTCTTCGACTGCGCCGACAAATACGATCGAACTCGCTCCGAGTTATGCGATTCCCCTAGTCCTGGTACTGGCGGCCCTACCGCTGCTGTTCGTGCAGAAGTGGGCGAGTTTGCCACTTTCGCTGTTCGGCTTGTTTCTGATGTACCAAGCCGCCACCATCCGGCTGCAATTTACCCCAACAGATTTGGACATTTATCGATCTTCCAACTTAATCCGCCGCTTTCCTTACCGAGAATGGCAAAATTGGCGGATATTTTGGCCCGCTGTGCCGATTTTGTTCTATTTCAAAGAAATTAACAGCATTCACTTTCTGCCAGTTCTGTTCGATCGTAAAATGCTACAGACCTGCTTAGAACAGCGCTGTCCCCGTCAAGACTAA
- a CDS encoding DUF3086 domain-containing protein yields MNSDESPTQEPQAQPPAPSGDGEVDLPVNQTEYQLPSQTRDLWIDENELPARLPAETDAPLDEEDAEIAHFVDEASAIAQVPPNTDDRESESPIAQIDPPTDSQPTATAETVTPIPENVTEQLANRVKELQQQEQNLTERIAALEADKANAIEALGSAQASIGRLVQDGLIQLDQRKQALQIEVEKLERRRDRIQKEMRTTFAGVSQDLAIRVQGFKDYLVGSLQDLAATAELLDLTPPVQETPKQIPAEESQSSAPVNPKFAEQGFQEQAKQIRRTLDQYRTLPDYYGPPWQLRRTFEPIHAERVSNWFFTQGGRGALRTMGSRLQNILITSTIISVLRSVYGGRVRTLVLANSPERLGEWRRGLQDCLGITRSDFGPERGIIMFESAEALAQKADRLVKDGKLPLIVIDETEDLISLSILQFPLWLAFAADPQTLMAAKDF; encoded by the coding sequence ATGAATTCAGACGAATCTCCAACCCAAGAACCGCAAGCCCAACCACCCGCCCCAAGCGGTGACGGCGAAGTCGATTTACCCGTGAATCAGACGGAGTACCAACTTCCATCTCAAACACGAGATTTGTGGATCGACGAAAATGAACTGCCAGCCCGACTCCCGGCAGAAACAGACGCGCCGCTGGATGAGGAAGATGCCGAAATCGCCCATTTCGTGGACGAAGCAAGCGCAATCGCCCAAGTCCCGCCCAACACTGACGATCGCGAATCAGAAAGTCCGATCGCTCAAATCGATCCTCCAACAGACTCCCAGCCAACAGCAACCGCAGAAACGGTAACGCCCATCCCAGAAAATGTTACCGAACAGTTGGCAAATAGAGTCAAAGAATTGCAGCAGCAAGAACAAAATTTGACTGAAAGAATTGCCGCCTTGGAAGCCGACAAAGCCAATGCTATAGAAGCGTTGGGCTCCGCTCAAGCATCGATCGGGCGTTTGGTACAAGACGGCTTGATTCAACTAGATCAGCGCAAACAAGCGCTACAAATCGAAGTAGAAAAACTCGAACGCCGGCGCGATCGAATTCAAAAGGAAATGCGAACCACTTTTGCCGGCGTTTCCCAAGATTTAGCAATTCGAGTCCAGGGTTTCAAAGACTATCTAGTAGGCAGTTTGCAGGATTTGGCCGCCACCGCCGAACTCTTAGATTTGACGCCACCGGTGCAAGAGACACCCAAGCAAATTCCTGCTGAGGAGTCTCAATCCTCAGCACCGGTAAATCCCAAATTTGCCGAACAGGGATTTCAAGAACAAGCCAAACAAATTCGCCGCACCCTCGATCAATACCGCACTCTCCCCGACTACTACGGCCCGCCTTGGCAACTTCGCCGCACTTTTGAACCCATCCACGCAGAACGAGTGTCTAATTGGTTTTTCACCCAAGGAGGAAGAGGCGCTTTGCGGACTATGGGTTCGCGCTTGCAAAATATCTTGATTACTTCGACAATTATTTCTGTACTCAGAAGCGTCTACGGCGGGCGGGTGCGGACTTTGGTACTCGCCAACAGTCCCGAACGTTTGGGAGAGTGGCGCCGGGGTTTGCAGGACTGTTTGGGCATTACTCGCAGCGATTTTGGCCCGGAAAGGGGGATTATTATGTTTGAGTCTGCGGAAGCTTTGGCTCAAAAAGCCGATCGACTGGTGAAAGATGGCAAATTGCCGCTAATTGTCATTGATGAAACTGAGGATTTAATTAGTTTGTCAATCCTGCAATTTCCTTTATGGCTGGCCTTTGCTGCCGATCCGCAAACTTTGATGGCTGCTAAGGATTTTTGA